The DNA window AAATATTAAacgaacatatttatttaaattcaacctTACGTGTTTATCTTAAAGTGGTTTTTACAACGCGGAAGCATCCTAAGTCAACACAATTTCATCATAGTAGATATTTTTGGGATACTAAATATGCATTTTGAGCTTTTCTTTGTCTTAAATGAAACATCAATACAAAAACAACGATAATTTATTTAGCTTATACTGGATAAGTAGGTTGCGTATACATGACTCCCATGAGGCATGTGTAGGTCTCTGTATCGAACAGTCCGAACATAAAAGGTCTGTTTGCTATGAACTCGCTCCAGTACTGGTCTTCTGGCTCGGGATAGTAGGATCGTAGTAAAGTGGGAGGTGGATGGAACACTCCATCCTTTGCCAGGGTTACTGTCGAGCGCTGCACGTAGCTGCTTGGTAAGGCTGGTGGATCCGATATGTACCTGTTCAGATGGTTGGATTAGTTAACCTGGTTTTGCTTTTAAACTTTGAAAGAAGTAGtggcaaaaaaacaaaagagtaaatgGAGAGAAATAACATTTAGAGATTTTTGCAGATGAAGactgataatttaattttacatgtattaaatttgaaatgcaTCCATTACATATATTACAATTGGATTACGATATGAATTTAATCTTCCCATTTTCCACGATGTATTGGAAAGATAACGGGAAAAGCTGccaatatgaaattaattaatgtattcaaattggtgacataaaatttaatacgcCACACCCTAACGGATTCAGAACCACAAATTGTGTTTGCGGTTGTTTGACCCTAACCGGAAGTATATTTACACTCCAACCAGAGGCTTATGACCCAAAGTGAGTGAAATACCCCAATTTTATATGAGAAAGATGAGCCTTTACCTTGTTGCCTCCGGGTCTGTCCACAGCCTCGTGATATTCAGATCCTGTAGGATTATCCTTGCGTCCAATTCTGTGTTCATTCTAAACTGGGGGATTGCCACATCTATGGGCACTTTACTTTCCTTCATAGATTCTATGACATCTATCATAATGGATCCTTGGAAAGCTTTAACAGCCGGTGCTAAATGCAAATCTCCCGTGACCAAAGCAATAACCATACTAAATTGTCCATTTATTCCGATTGGTAGTTCTAGAACCTTCGCTTGAATAGATTTTACGTAACCAATTTTGCCTTGACGTTTTACTCTCATCAAGTCTACTGACCCCACTTGGTTTCCTGATCGATCGTAGAACGGGGCGCGTCTGACGACTGCATCAGCGAAGGCAGTTGTCCACAAGCCATTATAGTCTAGTGTGTCGAGGAGTACAGAGTTTCCAGAGTACAGAGAGTGTAAATTAAGAGCGGGGAAATTTGCGGCTACTATTTGTCTGATGGCGTTAGCTGCCAGGATAGAGTTTTGTCTGATTGGTGCCGACACGACGCTAAGAAGATGATGTTTCGAAACGAAGTGGTGCCAATGTGGGTTCGGTTGTACGCCTTCGTCGATGACAAGAGCTCGGGTACTCACGATTCTAACATCATTTGTATGAGAGAATCGAGTTGCAGCTATATCGTAGTACAGTTTACGTAGATAAGGATCTGCTGGTAAACTTAAAAGTTCAAATAACTCTGACTGAGTTTGCAAGTCAGTTCCTTCAGCTACCCCGGCCAAGGTCATCCATAGCGAGTGAGGTGATATCACGAAATGGTAGTTCCCTCGAAAGGCGGCTCTCTTATATATCTTGATGGTGAAATTGTGTAACGCATTTCTATATTCTTCTAACAACTGTGTATGGTCGGGCAGAAATTCTGTATCGGTTTGTATGATCGGTGATCCGATTCTTGTGACTATTTGTCGCTTGACCGCCGAAGTGTACACTGCGGTGCACAATACGAGAATCGTTAGCTTCATCGTACTAGCTCTGAGATGGATTAGATCGTACTAAGACAAGTTAATTTCGTAAGCTTTTATATACCTCCCTACTATGTAGAATTATACTAcggttaattattaaaatgttatcattaATATCCATAGTACACAATCTATTTTAGGTCTAAGTAGCATTCTGCCTCTTTCAACAAGAAACATCAATAGAGAACACTCAAAAAAGTCTTAATTCCGACAGAAAACTTCttctttgtttataatattttaaaatcaagtagaGGACATAATAAGGTACGTTGCTATCTTCGTTTGTATAAGCGGTCtagtgattttgttttgttttatatcttaTTGTACCTATCCAAGTCATAAGTATCTAAATTAAGcaacgtttttttttgacaCTGCGTCAAACAGATGCTAGACTACTGACCTGCCGATGTCATTGAAGCGAGTGATATCAaggttaaaaactaaattaaattataattacaaatgaatTAGACTCATTATAAACGTTCAAGTTTTTAACTAATTACGCTTCGTGCACTTTTACTAGTAGGTAATAATTAATGTACCATTAAATACGATACATGTAGATACGAGTGTATGTCAGTGAACTCCTCCtaaacgactggaccgattaTGATTGTTGTTATATGCCTTTGTTTGACGTCCTGGATGAATAATTAGTCTGGCAGAAAGGGGTTCGCCGGAGCAGCAAGTTGTTTATATTGTCTGTAGTAGAAAGTTTAATTTACCTCAAACTAGATACAACTAGTATCATAATTATGACATTATAATCAAAGCATGGTCtctcaaaatttcattttaaacagtAGTGCCATTTTTTTACACTTATGTGGGAAATTGCTTTATTATCATGCCTTTTTGCCTAAAATCTACACGAAATTAACAAACACCTAAGTAGGCAAACTCTAAGCAATGTAAACTTTCTTAGGTTAGCTTAAGTCTCgaagtattttaaaactattaaataccGCGGCTACACAGCTGACCACATAACACAAATGCTCTCAAAGAGATCTCACTTTAAAGTTGCAAAGTGTAGCATTACTGACTCCAGCCATTTCTCAAATACCAGCTATTTGAGCTGCCATTGAACGATGTCCACTGCGCACTTAAAGCGTCGAGTCAAGTGGTATTTGCCTGTATATATAAGTATACTATATCTAAGTACCACAATTTTATATAacactagccgttgcccgcgacttgtCGTCTCGTaagttgaaaatgaaataatattggGAATATAAATTGAGACGGAAGCTATTCTATCTTTCAAGTTGGATCAAGCTGCACTCTGTGtgcaaatttgattaaaatcgggatagtagtttaggagtccatcgcgaacaaacaacgtgacacgtaatttatattattaatattagcttTTAGCTATGCCAGGGTGGGTATTGAGTATGATAATAAGGTACTTTGTGGTATTAATTGGAGTTCAAACTATATTTCCACGACAAAAAATCCGCATAAAGAAACCACTTTCTTTTTTGTCCAGAAATCCAACAagcatgtttataaaattaagtaagcTTCAAATGGACTGTAAGTTTAATAATCGCTTAGGTTACATAATGATTAAACAAGAATGTATTAAGGCAATAAATAATGCtcttaaaattagaatttaaagaATTTGATCACTAACATTCATTACTGCACCAAATTCAATATCCGAACTATATTCTCACTACCGGAGCAAATATCATTGGATACCATTAATTACATTTTGGCAACTTAAACTTAATAAGTCATTAAAACTAGATCAATTTATTGTGTACAGGTTATCGAACGGGAGGTTTATCACCTCCTCTCTCAACTACAGATTTGCAactgtgaaagcgagacggagTATTATATAGCGTATAGTTACATCGTACtttatcctagccttttcccaactgtgttagAGTCGGTTTCCATTCTAATCGGATgcatctaagtaccagtgttttacaaagagcgactgcctatcttacctcctcaacccagttacctgggcaacccGATACCTACTCCTAAGTTAGATTGTTTGTCAGAATttctacccgtaacgactgtcaaagatgtatgaataacagtcgggacctacaatttaaagtgcctgccgaaacacgaaggaactcgttatgacgtcGATGGTCACCCATTGACaactgtgatcgatcaacttgtgcagttatgcCTTTGCTACGGTCCGTATTAAGTAAGCAACATCTCACATAAACAATTCTATTGAATCTACTGGATAATTGCGTCTACAAAAGCAATAGCACAGTCTATTGACTTACTAGAGGTTCCATTTAAGTCGGGGCTTAAGCTGAAGCAACTAAGATAATCGTGTTAAGCTTTCTGCGATGATATCGATTCCAAACTGTATTTATAAGGTACTTTTAGCTGTCTAAGTTTGGATTAAATTAATGCTCTTGACGTCAGTACTTCGTGCAGTTGTAACGACATTGTCTTGGATATTTAAGACTACTAGTACCTGAATTGGATATATGTGCGAGATTGCAAAAATTGATACGTTTTCTTCTTGTATCCGTGATACAGTATGTTGAAATTACTTGTGCCGTCACTTgtcagtacgctttttactgaAAGGTGACGTTTCGTTATTATACCCTAACTTCCGTTACTGTAAGTTTTATCACCTTTGATGCGTTTTGTTTTCGACATTATTTGTGGAACTATGagaaaaaaggtaaacaatatttttaggaaatctACCTATCGGActaatttgatttttctttgtCAAATGCCCTATTGAGTTTCATGATTGGTGTAAAGTATGTTTCATAATGATTTCTACACACAGTTAAATCCAATTCAATCAGCTATGACTGACACTCCAGAATCAACTTACAAATCAAGAATCATTCAGATCATTTTGCCACCGCTTGAGTCTTGATGCAATAGTACGTTATTGCATTTTACAGGCGACACGCTAATACCGGTAACGATGCTTTGAGACCTACGCTATTTGTTGAAAGGCCATCGTTTTGCTCTCACTCCGCCTGTTGCATGCCAATACAGACTCGTTTGCGGGCTCTACATTTGACGCTGCATTAAGTATAAACGGCCAGATTGCAGAATCGATAACTTCATCATTAATCATTTTGCTTCATTTGACAGACCAGTTTGCCAGATTCAGCCACGATTTGCTATGCATTTAGTTGATGAATATTTGTTCTAAATTTTTGAATAGGTAGGTAAAGGTTGAAAAAAGTAGTTCGAATCGGATTAGACCGGATTTGTTTGAAGTCGAATAACGGCTATGTCACTGGCAAAAATCATCAATATTAGATGTTGGAATTTAGTAAGTTTTACGAGTGCGGATCTGAAAGTTAAATCCACATCACAAGTAATCTATATACACcgtgtttttttagtcgtcttacaaaatcagcccagttcatgtatcctaGCTGAAGatctaaggaactactggttcaaatctttttgtgttga is part of the Trichoplusia ni isolate ovarian cell line Hi5 chromosome 7, tn1, whole genome shotgun sequence genome and encodes:
- the LOC113495884 gene encoding serine protease inhibitor 3/4-like; this encodes MKLTILVLCTAVYTSAVKRQIVTRIGSPIIQTDTEFLPDHTQLLEEYRNALHNFTIKIYKRAAFRGNYHFVISPHSLWMTLAGVAEGTDLQTQSELFELLSLPADPYLRKLYYDIAATRFSHTNDVRIVSTRALVIDEGVQPNPHWHHFVSKHHLLSVVSAPIRQNSILAANAIRQIVAANFPALNLHSLYSGNSVLLDTLDYNGLWTTAFADAVVRRAPFYDRSGNQVGSVDLMRVKRQGKIGYVKSIQAKVLELPIGINGQFSMVIALVTGDLHLAPAVKAFQGSIMIDVIESMKESKVPIDVAIPQFRMNTELDARIILQDLNITRLWTDPEATRYISDPPALPSSYVQRSTVTLAKDGVFHPPPTLLRSYYPEPEDQYWSEFIANRPFMFGLFDTETYTCLMGVMYTQPTYPV